The Magnolia sinica isolate HGM2019 chromosome 11, MsV1, whole genome shotgun sequence DNA window CGAGCCAGGCTGTCGGCTACTTTGTTAGCCTCTCTCAGGGAGTGATTGATTGAAAGGACTCCTGAGGACCGAAGCGAGGCAAATCTCTTCTTCCAATAGAAAACACCCCAAGGGGGATCATCTGCACTATTCAACAACTCGACAACAACTTGCGAACCACTCTCCACCTCAGTGGAGGTGAAGCCTTTCTCCTTGTAAATCATGAGGCCGTCGATGACGGCTTTAACTTATGCGAGAAAGCTCGATACATGGCCATACGCTTTGGAGAAAGCGAACTTGAACTCCCCTCTGGCGTCACAGCAGACTCCCCCCCTCTAGATGGGCCGGGATTGCCTCTAGAAGAGCTGTCCACGTTCAGCTTTACACTCCCTTGGCGAGGCCTTAACCATTTGACAAAAGACACCGAATGCGGAGTGAGACTAATCAAGGGGAGGTGAAGATCTTACAGGACGTCCTTGTCAGCCTGATTTTTACTAGGGGGAAGAGTAAAAGCCTTGGACAGGCAGATAACCCATGAACGGACTTGGCGAATGGCGAGCGGGGCGCTTGGCTTGACTCCTTGAAAGCGGCATACGTTTCTGGACGTCCAAATTACCCAGAGAATCAGAGCTGGGATCAGGCCTCTTAGGACGCTCATTGGGGATGAGTCATTGGCCATGGCCCACCATTGGGACACTCTAGCCCCTGTGGATTGGTTGGGGAGGAGAGCGACTGAGAGGACAGAGGAGAAGTGGCTCCAAGTGGCTTTAGCAAGCTCGCCTTTCATAAAAAGATGGTCCAGGGATTCCTCCCTGGGGTTAGATAGAGGGCATCAACCGCATGACGAGGCCATGTGAAGTCCCTTCTTCTTCACATTTAAATCAACTGGGGTGGCTTTGTTCATAATTTTCCAAACAAAAATCCCAATTTTTGGAGGAAGGAGGGGGTGCCAAACCCATTTCGCCCAGGAGCGAGTGGCTGATCTGGGAGACTGACCCTAAACCATAAGGTACAGTTCATCCAAcggtaactttaataaattttcGTGAATATAAAATCTAATTCTTCTAATAGGTTGGAACCACCATCAGGATCATCTATTACAAAATTCAATgctatccactcatcaggtgggccataccataaaaacAATATGCAAACATTCGTAGAAACCCATTAAACGGGTTAGATctcatacatacatcaacggaTGGAATTTATCCACTTGCTGGAACGTAACTGTAGTGAAACCGGGTTGTAcacaagggaaacggattggctactcccccagccactaGCCCGGGggctggtgctctgtgggccccaccatgatctatgtatttcatccatgccgttcatccatttttacagatcattttatattttgatttcaaaaataagagagatataaatctcaggtggacctcaccacaggaaaacaatagtgattggatatccgccattaaaatcctcctaaggcccactgtactgtttatttgacatccaatatgttgattagatcatacagacctagatgaagggaaaaaacaaagatcggcttgatccaaaactcttatggccccaaaaaatttttaatggtcgatgttcattcaaaactgtttcctgtaatgtggtccatctgagattggaatatatctcaatttttttttattgttcactaaaatgatctagaaaaatatatggacggaatggatgaaacaaatacatcatgtggggcccacagagcaccgaccaccagccattggctagtggcaggggcagtagccaatccgtctctcGTAATAAAACTCTAAATAAAACATGCACAGGCACGGAAGTGCCCAAACTTCACAAGAAAAAGACTAAAATACCCTCCCGGCAATCACAGCCGAGCTGGTCCATGGCCATGGACATTGCTAGCTAATTCCACCTGGCTATGGCTttcttctcccttcttcttcGAAGCCCATCTCGACTCTTTAAAGAGAACTGCCATATCTTCCAACGTCTGCCCTCGAGTCTCCGGCAAGAACGTGTAGAAGAAGATCCAACCAGCGGCAGCGATTCCTGCGTAAAGGAAGAACGCCCCACCGATTGTGATAGCCTTATAAAGAGAAATGAAAGTCATCGTAAGAACACCACTCGTTATACGGTTAAAAGCCACCCCAATACTCGCACCCTGGGCTCGTAGCCTCAAAGGGAAAATCTCAGAGCTGTAGACCCATGTGATAGGTCCCAGACCAGTTGAGAAGAAAGAAACGAATGTAAGGACTGTGATGATACAGACGACGATGGCCCCTGTTATCTTCTTATCTGGATTTTGATCTATTATCGTTAATCCCGTAGCGAGAGTAATGAGAGATAAGAAAACACCCCCACTGCTGAAGAGTAAGAGACGCCGCCTGCCGATCCTGTCCACTAGGAATGTTGCAATCAAGATGGTTAATGTTTTAATGAATCCAACGGCTACGGTCACACCCAGGATTGGGTCGTTGCCTTTAATTCCAGCTTTCTGGAAAATGCGTGGGCTGTATAGGACTACTGCATCGATGCCGGATGCTTGCTGGAAGAAATGGATTCCAACTGCAGCGATGAGGACACGGCGAACAGCTGGTGTTGGGCTAATTAGTAGTTCTTTCCACACACCCTCACCATGGCTACGCTTTTGTACCTGAACAAAATCATCATTGCAATTCTCCGGTATTCCGACTGCTTCTTTGATATCGGCGATCCGGCTTTCAGCTTCTTCTTTAGAATCAGACGTTTTGTAGAGGACTTGTTTTGCGTCTCCAAGACGGCCTTGCATCATCAGCCAGCGTGGAGATTCGGGCATGGCTAAGACTCCGACGGCTAGGAAGACGGACGGTATTGCACCGACACCAAGCATCAGTCGCCAGCCTAGATGTAAGGAGAGCTTGGAGAAGGCGTAGTTGGATACGTATCCGAACATGATACCCGCGTTGATGAAGACTTCAGGGAGGGATGTGAGGAGGCCTCGAGATGAGGCAGGAGAGACCTCGGTGGTGTAGACGGGTGCGATTACGAGGGCGTAGCCTACTCCAATCCCTGCCACGAATCTACCTACCATTAGAAACGTGTAATTCGTTGAGAAGCCCATCAGTAGAGCGCCGGCGAAGAAGATTGCTCCGGCGAGGATGATTGTGTATCGGCGGCCTATCCAATCGGATGTTCTTCCGGCAAGTAGCGACCCGATTAGACAGTAGACATTGAGAATCCCTACGAGTACTTCGATCTGCACGTCGCTGATCCTTAGATCTTTTTTTATAAAGATAACTGCTCCACTCATCACTCCAATatctttaataataaaaaaaaaaacaaaaaaaaaaaaaaaccctttttaaTAAAGATAACTGCTTCACTGATCACTCCAAtatctaaaataaaaatatatataaaaaaaaaaccaagacaaTCGGAATTCCCATTTGGCCATGCCATGAGAAGGACAATTTGGATTTTTAGACTTTCAACTCTCAGTTGAATCTCCAAAAATCAGGAAATGCAAAAGAAAAGCTAAAGAGACCCAGTTCATGAGTTTAGGAAATTTTGTTAAGCATATAAATTCCTAACACAAAATCATCTTTCTCTGTTGAAAATCTTAGcataaaagaatttaaaataaacCAATTTGGTTGATAATCTCTTAATATATTATTATAGAACAAAATCATTTCTTCtaaattcagagagagagagagagagagagagagagagagagagagagagagagagagagagagagagagagagagaggaacccaATTCTCTTCTATAACTAAACATCTTCTAAAGAAAGAAATTCTCACCATAACCCAACAGAATTGAAGTCATGGAAGCGATCATCGTGCAAGCAAAAGCGAACTTGTTCCTCCGCTTCTTCTCAGGTTGTACCATGGTCGGATCAGAGCTCTGAGAAGCGTTGGATTCTGCGGTCTTTTCGAATTTTCTATCTGCCATTTCTCTCTACAAATCTCTAAAGAGTAACAGAGATAAGAGACTAAGGAAGAGAGACtgttttttccttatttttctcaCAGCTTACAAAGTCAATTCAATTAACCATGGCTAAGTGCTTGGGAGAGCTGGAGAGCTTATATAGAAAGAAAAAAACCCTACATAATAGGAGCTTCTCTATCCCTACACGCACTCTACACACATCGCACGTGCCTATGTATCACGCGTCTCCAACATCCGACCTTCACATGTCGGCAGCTTTTCTGATCCCTCCATTTTCTTCgtgagatggtgggccacttgataCGTGGACCCGTTTTCACGGTGGATGCCACCTTACCCACGGTCGGATCCTTCACACGTGTACACATACGAGTGGGTGTGTATACTTCTATGACAGACGCGGAAGAGAACGTTTTCTCCTGTATATCCGACCAAGTGACATGTAGTCGTTGGAATTAGGGTCATATTGAAATAATCCGAACCGTTCATGTGGTCTGCCTTATATTCAATGGGGGCACCCAAAAAAACTCTCAGACTGGAATATTTCAATTCTCCACTTCTATTAACCGTTACACATTCGCCATTCATAGAAATATCTAGTTTGAGGGACTGCACCTTCAACTatgtgcctcaaatacataaacatacaCATGCAATAGATCTAAGCAGCTCATCCTTTGGATAGAAAATTCAGGATAGTTGTTTAAGTTGGAATGTCGACCAACAATCATTTCTGGATTTTATTCTGTGTATGCCAGCCTTGAGGAATCCATGGAGAGGAAAGAACATGATTAGCCTATATATTAGATCTATATCGTATGCTCCAAGTAAACACGTGTGGAAGcgagtaaaaaaatgaggtacaCTTCCTCGAGTTCTCTCAGCAAGGTTGGCCTTCCATTTTCCCAATTTACAGCTCTCTATCATATTGACTAATAATAAATGAGAAGGTGTACTGTCTAATAggttggaccataccataaaataCGGTCCATCCATTAGTAGGGTAGATAATGTTAATATTATAAGTTCTTACTATAAAAGGTGTTGGACCATTTAGGCTCGTATTATTGGTATTTATCCAACTTCATGGTGTGAGAACCACTCACACATGCTGTACTCTCAAtccaaatgaggaatcataatgATGAGTTAGGTTTCACATCCAAGTTTGACCGTTAAGACCATTTCCCATAATTTAATTGGCTGCCCTGTCAAGTGGATAAAGTGTATCATACTTTTATATTTTAAGTGATATGGGATGTTTCTTAATGTGAATTTTAGATCCTTTTTGTAAATAGATATGGATGCTATTTTCCAAAATAATTTAAATCTTAGTTCTATtgaaattttaatataattaatcAACTTCTGAAGAAAATTTTAAGGTCACAAACTTGAAAGATGAATTACCAGTGAATTAAATAAAAAGATTTATTGTCTGTTTTGAATCAAATTTGATGCACCTGGGAAATTCATGGTGAATCTATTCAGATGCTATGACTCATATTTTTAATTCCATGAGTTTATAAGGACTTGCCGCTAATTAATGCAAAATGCCATGTTCTTATGGTCAAGGTCCTTAGGCCGAGGTTAAGGTTGTAGGGGTTTATAGGTTGGAGTTATAGTCAGGACA harbors:
- the LOC131218513 gene encoding polyol transporter 5-like; amino-acid sequence: MADRKFEKTAESNASQSSDPTMVQPEKKRRNKFAFACTMIASMTSILLGYDIGVMSGAVIFIKKDLRISDVQIEVLVGILNVYCLIGSLLAGRTSDWIGRRYTIILAGAIFFAGALLMGFSTNYTFLMVGRFVAGIGVGYALVIAPVYTTEVSPASSRGLLTSLPEVFINAGIMFGYVSNYAFSKLSLHLGWRLMLGVGAIPSVFLAVGVLAMPESPRWLMMQGRLGDAKQVLYKTSDSKEEAESRIADIKEAVGIPENCNDDFVQVQKRSHGEGVWKELLISPTPAVRRVLIAAVGIHFFQQASGIDAVVLYSPRIFQKAGIKGNDPILGVTVAVGFIKTLTILIATFLVDRIGRRRLLLFSSGGVFLSLITLATGLTIIDQNPDKKITGAIVVCIITVLTFVSFFSTGLGPITWVYSSEIFPLRLRAQGASIGVAFNRITSGVLTMTFISLYKAITIGGAFFLYAGIAAAGWIFFYTFLPETRGQTLEDMAVLFKESRWASKKKGEESHSQVELASNVHGHGPARL